Below is a window of Candidatus Methylomirabilota bacterium DNA.
GAGGTCCACCGTCGCGGCCTCACGCGCCACCAGCACGGGGTGGCGGAAGTCGTTGTTGAGCACGTTCGTGCCGACCCGCAAATGCTTCGTGGCGCCGGCGGCGGCGATCAGTGCCGGCATCGGAGCGAAAAGGTCGGTGAGGTGATCGGGGACGGTCAGCACGGCGTACCCGAGGTCCTCGAGCCTCCGGGCCTTGTCCGCCCATTCGGCTCGCGATCCCGCGCGCCAGACACTCACGCCGAATCGGAAGGGCTTCAGCCCGGCCATGACGCGGAACGGCGGCAGCGCGGCGCTATCTCGCCGTCATGCCGCCGTCGATCACCAGCTCGCTGCCCGTCACGAAGCTCGACTCGTCGGAGGCCAGGTAGAGGATCCCCCAGGCGACGTCTTCCGGCACCGCCAGGCGGCCGAGAGGCGTGAGCGCGATCCGCTCGTCGCGGACGCCGGGCTGGGCGTGGAGCTCGGCCGTCATGGGCGTCTCGACGAACCCGGGGTGGACGGCGTTCACCCGGATGCCTTCCGGCGCGTACTGGACGGCGGCGGCCTTCGTGAAGGCCCGGGCCGCGCCCTTCGAGCTGTGGTAGGCGGTCCCGAACCGGCTCCCGACCAGGCTGTAGATCGAGACGACGTTGATCACGGAGCCCCCACCGGTCTTCCGCATGGCAGGGATGGCGTGCTTGGTGCCCAGGAAGACCCCCTTGGCGTTGACGTCGAAGAGAAGGCCCCAGCCTTCCTCGGTCGTGTGCTCGACCACGGGCCGGCCGCCCGGCCCGCCCCGCCCGGCGTTGTTGACGAGCACGTCGAGCCGGCCGTAGCGTGTGATCACCTCGCGGATCGCCTCGACCCACTCGGCCTCGCGCGTGACGTCGAGGTGCCGAAACACCACCTGCCCGCCGGCCGCGGCCAGCTCGCCGGCCAGGGCTTGCCCTCCCGCGTCGTTGACGTCCGCGATCACGACGCCGGCCGCGCCTTCCGTGGCGAACCGCCGGCACGTCGCCGCTCCGATCCCCGATGCCCCGCCGGTGACCAAGGCCACCTTGCCCGCGAGCCGCGTGCCCATCAGGCGCCCTCCCCGGCCCGGGGGCCGTAATCGCGCCGCCAGAGCTCGACGTACTCGCGGGCGTTCTTCCGGATGTCCTCGAGCTCCTCGGGCGACATCTGCCGGACGGGCTTGGCCGGCACTCCCATCACGAGCCAGCCCGCCGGCACGATCTTGCCGGGCGGCACCAGCGCTCCGGCCCCGACCTGCGCCCCTTCCTCCACCACCGCGCCGTTGAGGACGACGGCCCCGATCCCGATCCGGACGTGGTCCTTGATCGTGCACCCGTGGACGACCGCGCAGTGGCCGATGGTGACGCCGGCCCCGACGATGCACGGGTACTGCGGCGTGACGTGGAGGACGGCGCCGTCCTGGACGTTCGAGTTCTTCCCCAGCCTCACGTAGTTGTCCTGGTCGCCGCGGAGGATCGCGCCGGGCCAGACGCTGGCGCCGGCTTCGATGGTGACGTCGCCGATCACCTGGGCGGCGAGGTCGACCCAGGCGTCCGGATCGACGCGCGGCGTGCGGCCCGGGACTTCGCGGATCATGCTCTCACCTCCGTCACTGGGCGTCCACGCCTGGCGGACATTCCTGTCTGGGATCGCCGGATCATCTGGGATCGACTGACCAAGGGCGCCGCGGGCGAGCGCGAATCGTCAGCGCGTACGCCTCGGTCGGGGCTCAAACGAGAACGACCCCGTCGTAACTCGCGGCCGGCGCGATCGCGCTCCTCCGCGGTGACGGCGTGCCTTCCGTGGTCCGACCCTTGCACCTTCGGCTTGGGATTGCTTAGGAGGAACCCATGAACCAAATGAGATGCGCGACTCGATCGCTTCGCGGGCCGTTGGCGAGCGCGGTGTTCGCCATCGCCCTCCTGGCCCCGATGACGCCCGTCTGGGCTCACGGGGGAGACCCGAGCCTCGTCCACAGCTGCGTCCAGAACACGCAAGCCCGGCTTCGGATCGTCGGCCCCAACGACCAGTGCCAGGCGAGCGAGCAGGCGCTCGACTGGGGCATCACGGGCCCCCGCGGTCCGGCCGGCCCCGCCGGTCCGGCTGGCCCGACTGGACCTCAGGGCCCCGCCGGGCCTCAGGGCCCTCCCGGCCCTCCGGCATCCGCGTTCTTCCAGGTGGTCGATGCGAACGGGACGGCGCTTGGACCCGTGGTCGGCGTGGAGAGCCTGACGCCCGTGGTCGGCTTCAAGACTGACCAGCTCGTCTTCACCCTCCGGCTGAGCGGCGGCACGCTCGTCGGCTACGACTTCGTCTTCTTCGAGACGGTGGACTGCTCGGCGTCCGGCTACGTACGCCGGGGAATGGGCGGGCTGCCGACGGCGGGGGTCGATCACCGGGGCCGGGTCTACGTCGATAACGGCCAGGCCTT
It encodes the following:
- a CDS encoding glucose 1-dehydrogenase, coding for MGTRLAGKVALVTGGASGIGAATCRRFATEGAAGVVIADVNDAGGQALAGELAAAGGQVVFRHLDVTREAEWVEAIREVITRYGRLDVLVNNAGRGGPGGRPVVEHTTEEGWGLLFDVNAKGVFLGTKHAIPAMRKTGGGSVINVVSIYSLVGSRFGTAYHSSKGAARAFTKAAAVQYAPEGIRVNAVHPGFVETPMTAELHAQPGVRDERIALTPLGRLAVPEDVAWGILYLASDESSFVTGSELVIDGGMTAR
- a CDS encoding gamma carbonic anhydrase family protein, whose protein sequence is MIREVPGRTPRVDPDAWVDLAAQVIGDVTIEAGASVWPGAILRGDQDNYVRLGKNSNVQDGAVLHVTPQYPCIVGAGVTIGHCAVVHGCTIKDHVRIGIGAVVLNGAVVEEGAQVGAGALVPPGKIVPAGWLVMGVPAKPVRQMSPEELEDIRKNAREYVELWRRDYGPRAGEGA